Proteins from a genomic interval of Quercus lobata isolate SW786 chromosome 11, ValleyOak3.0 Primary Assembly, whole genome shotgun sequence:
- the LOC115967307 gene encoding protein DMR6-LIKE OXYGENASE 2-like, translating into MASAMSTKASPVHPQKITTVKALVESTGSSSIPSFYNLTPYLRDEPIAGDAEDLIPIIDISLLVSGTPEEQSQIIHQLSKACSDWGCFMVINHDVTESLTKAMIASFQEFFDLQEEEKKEYQGKHVMDPIRCGTGFNPSMDKANFWRDFLKCFAHPEFHTPNKPAGFSEIAREFSKRNREVVIILLKAISKSLGLEESYVEKAANFELGFQLLAANYYPTCPEPEKAIGIPAHYDHGLLTTLVNNGVSGLQVKHNEKWFNVNIPANVLFVQVADHLEILSNGKYKSIAHRALVNNKATRMSIALAHGPALDTVMRPAPELVDNESDQPAYVEITYRKFLELQQTGRLRSKFQSDVEQSKAD; encoded by the exons ATGGCTTCAGCAATGTCCACGAAGGCATCACCTGTTCATCCACAAAAGATAACAACTGTGAAAGCACTAGTTGAATCAACTGGCTCCTCCTCCATCCCTTCGTTTTACAACCTCACCCCTTATCTCCGTGATGAACCAATAGCCGGTGATGCAGAAGATTTAATCCCCATTATCGACATCTCTCTTCTTGTTTCTGGTACTCCTGAAGAACAGTCCCAAATCATCCATCAACTCAGCAAAGCCTGCTCAGACTGGGGCTGCTTCATG GTGATTAATCATGATGTGACGGAGAGTCTGACGAAGGCAATGATAGCTTCGTTTCAAGAATTTTTCGACTTGCaagaggaggagaagaaagagTATCAAGGAAAACATGTCATGGATCCAATCAGGTGTGGTACAGGCTTTAATCCTTCAATGGATAAAGCAAACTTTTGGAGAGATTTTCTCAAGTGCTTCGCCCATCCTGAATTTCATACACCCAACAAACCAGCTGGGTTCAG TGAGATTGCAAGGGAGTTCAGCAAAAGAAACCGGGAAGTAGTAATAATATTACTGAAAGCTATATCAAAGAGCTTGGGGTTAGAAGAGAGCTACGTAGAAAAGGCTGCCAATTTCGAGTTGGGTTTTCAATTGCTCGCTGCTAACTATTATCCAACTTGTCCAGAGCCAGAGAAAGCAATTGGCATCCCCGCTCACTATGACCATGGTCTGCTAACCACTTTGGTAAATAATGGCGTCTCTGGCCTTCAAGTAAAGCATAACGAAAAATGGTTTAATGTCAATATCCCTGCCAATGTACTCTTTGTTCAAGTTGCTGATCACTTGGAG ATTTTGAGCAATGGCAAGTACAAGAGTATTGCACACCGGGCACTTGTGAATAACAAAGCTACAAGGATGTCCATAGCTCTGGCACATGGACCGGCACTAGACACAGTTATGAGGCCAGCACCAGAGTTAGTTGACAATGAAAGTGATCAACCTGCATATGTTGAAATAACATATAGGAAATTTTTGGAATTGCAGCAAACTGGGAGGCTGAGATCTAAATTCCAATCGGATGTTGAACAAAGCAAAGCAGATTGA